The Urbifossiella limnaea genome has a window encoding:
- a CDS encoding aldehyde dehydrogenase family protein, producing MAAATARMPKPAPPKVSDQQLFVGGRWLPAASGKTFETVNPATGDVICRVAEGDKEDIDRAVKAARAAMDGPWGRMNASGRGRLLNKLADAVEANLDELAALETLDNGKPIADSLAADLPLTLQCYRYYAGWADKNHGLTIPVDGNYFCYTRHEPVGVVGQIIPWNFPLLMQAWKWGPALACGNALVLKPAEQTPLTALRIAKLAQEVGFPDGVINVVPGFGPTAGAALSGHPDVDKIAFTGETTTGKIVMKAAADSNLKRVSLELGGKSPNVVFADADLDAAVEGAYFGLFFNQGQCCVAGSRLYVEDRVYDEFVHKMTAKAKARRVGDPFDPTTEQGPQVSQEQMERILGYIDAGNAEGARRLSGGGRVGDRGYFVEPTVFADVNDDMKIAREEIFGPVMSILRFKDADEVIARGNKSFYGLAAAVWTKDVKKAIRLSNALKAGTVWVNCYDVFDAAAPFGGFKMSGIGRELGAYALQLYTEVKTVIMAT from the coding sequence GACCAGCAGCTGTTCGTCGGCGGCAGGTGGCTGCCGGCCGCGTCCGGCAAGACGTTCGAGACGGTGAACCCCGCCACCGGCGACGTGATCTGCCGCGTCGCGGAGGGCGACAAGGAGGACATCGACCGCGCCGTGAAGGCCGCCCGAGCCGCGATGGACGGCCCGTGGGGTCGCATGAACGCCAGCGGCCGCGGCCGGCTCCTCAACAAGCTCGCCGACGCCGTTGAGGCGAACCTCGACGAACTGGCCGCGCTCGAGACGCTGGACAACGGCAAGCCGATCGCCGACTCGCTGGCCGCCGACCTGCCGCTGACCTTGCAGTGCTACCGCTACTACGCCGGCTGGGCCGACAAGAACCACGGCCTCACCATCCCCGTCGACGGCAACTACTTCTGCTACACCCGCCACGAGCCGGTCGGCGTCGTGGGGCAGATCATCCCGTGGAACTTCCCGCTGCTGATGCAGGCGTGGAAGTGGGGGCCGGCGCTGGCGTGCGGCAACGCCCTCGTCCTCAAGCCCGCCGAGCAGACGCCGCTCACCGCGCTGCGGATCGCCAAACTGGCGCAGGAGGTCGGCTTCCCCGACGGCGTCATCAACGTGGTGCCCGGCTTCGGCCCGACTGCCGGCGCGGCGCTGTCCGGCCACCCGGACGTGGACAAGATCGCCTTCACCGGCGAGACGACGACCGGCAAGATCGTCATGAAGGCGGCCGCGGACAGCAACCTGAAGCGCGTCAGCCTCGAACTCGGCGGCAAGTCGCCGAACGTCGTGTTCGCCGACGCCGACCTGGACGCTGCCGTGGAAGGCGCGTACTTCGGGCTGTTCTTCAACCAGGGGCAGTGCTGCGTGGCCGGCAGCCGGCTGTACGTCGAGGACCGCGTGTACGACGAGTTCGTCCACAAGATGACGGCGAAGGCGAAGGCCCGGCGCGTCGGCGACCCGTTCGACCCGACGACGGAGCAGGGGCCGCAAGTGAGCCAGGAGCAGATGGAGCGCATCCTCGGCTACATCGACGCCGGTAACGCCGAGGGCGCGCGGCGCCTCTCCGGCGGCGGCCGCGTCGGCGACCGCGGCTACTTCGTGGAGCCGACGGTGTTCGCCGACGTGAACGACGACATGAAGATCGCGCGGGAGGAGATTTTCGGGCCGGTGATGAGCATCCTGCGGTTCAAGGACGCCGACGAGGTGATCGCCCGCGGCAACAAGAGCTTTTACGGCCTGGCCGCGGCCGTGTGGACGAAGGACGTGAAGAAGGCGATCCGCCTGTCGAACGCGCTGAAGGCCGGCACGGTGTGGGTGAACTGCTACGACGTGTTCGACGCCGCGGCGCCGTTCGGCGGGTTCAAGATGAGCGGCATCGGCCGCGAGCTGGGGGCGTACGCGCTGCAGCTGTACACCGAGGTGAAGACCGTCATCATGGCCACGTGA